A genomic window from Ascaphus truei isolate aAscTru1 chromosome 1, aAscTru1.hap1, whole genome shotgun sequence includes:
- the FAM200B gene encoding protein FAM200B, whose translation MDKWLLKAAVNATTATSSDDGPSKKVQKLHNIAENTKTTESPNVQMESLSSKRRKYKDEYLKLGFSWTMVNHEQRPQCVLCSEILANDSMKPNKLTRHLVTKHPEYKDKDIAFFKRHEESQKASASVMNKYVTVSSKAQRASYVVSELIARTMKPYNIGETLVLPAAIKMCEIMHGSKYAEALKSIPLSRDTVKRRIIDLSKDIEIQLLMQIQQSVKFAIQLDESTDIGNMAQLLVFVRYCYEGEILEEMLFCKSLEGHTTGEDIFSVVEEFFKANDLLWHNCVGVCTDGAAAMMGHKKGFRAKVLSIAPHVKFTHCMIHREALAAKKLEPEANEVLNDAIKIVNFIKARPLQSRLFSIFCNEMGSQYDSLLLHTEVRWLSRGKILRRVFEFKDELQLYLSDHNPTLAAKFCNERWLQILCYLSDIFEKMNDLNSSLQGKNSNILSMGDKISTFLQKLTLWKHKYEAGSCEMFQCLSEFIEASNANPREIDSVIKTHLENLHQNLSERFRDLQTGELHWIGNPFDTDVGSTHLPLTDQEKLIELSNDSTLKIEFKKKSLTSFWVTMKREYPDISAKAIDVLLPFPSTYLCEATFSKLATLKSKNRSRLDVEPELRVAVSGISPRMDVLTAGAQAHPSH comes from the coding sequence ATGGATAAGTGGCTTTTAAAGGCTGCTGTAAATGCTACAACTGCTACCTCATCAGATGATGGTCCATCCAAAAAAGTACAAAAGTTGCACAACATTGCTGAAAATACTAAAACAACAGAAAGTCCAAATGTGCAAATGGAATCTTTAAGTagcaaaagaagaaaatataaagATGAATATCTTAAACTTGGATTTTCTTGGACAATGGTTAATCATGAGCAACGACCACAGTGTGTATTATGTTCTGAGATCTTGGCCAACGACAGTATGAAACCAAATAAACTCACACGCCACTTGGTTACCAAGCATCCAGAATACAAAGATAAAGATATTGCCTTTTTTAAGCGGCATGAAGAATCGCAGAAGGCAAGTGCAAGTGTCATGAATAAATATGTGACAGTATCATCAAAGGCTCAGAGGGCATCGTACGTAGTGTCTGAACTCATTGCACGGACAATGAAGCCATATAATATTGGTGAAACATTAGTGCTTCCGGCTGCAATAAAGATGTGTGAAATTATGCATGGTAGCAAATATGCTGAAGCCTTAAAATCCATACCGTTATCTCGTGACACAGTAAAGAGGCGCATTATAGATTTATCTAAGGACATTGAAATACAACTATTAATGCAAATTCAGCAAAGTGTTAAATTTGCAATCCAACTGGATGAAAGCACTGATATTGGTAACATGGCACAGCTACTCGTATTTGTGCGATATTGTTATGAAGGTGAAATCCTAGAAGAAATGTTGTTCTGCAAATCACTTGAAGGACACACTACGGGAGAAGATATCTTCAGTGTTGTGGAAGAATTTTTTAAGGCCAATGATCTGCTGTGGCATAATTGTGTTGGTGTGTGTACAGATGGTGCGGCTGCAATGATGGGACATAAGAAGGGTTTCAGAGCAAAGGTGCTAAGCATCGCACCTCATGTGAAATTCACACATTGCATGATACATCGTGAAGCTCTTGCTGCAAAAAAGCTTGAGCCCGAAGCTAATGAAGTTCTtaacgatgcaataaaaatagtgaattttATTAAAGCTCGACCTTTACAGAGCAGGTTATTTTCCATTTTCTGTAATGAAATGGGCTCACAATATGACAGCCTCCTTTTGCATACCGAAGTTAGATGGTTATCACGAGGAAAGATTCTTCGCCGAGTCTTTGAGTTCAAGGATGAACTCCAACTTTATCTTTCAGATCACAACCCCACCTTGGCTGCAAAATTCTGCAACGAAAGATGGCTGCAAATTTTGTGTTACCTCAGCGATATTTTTGAAAAAATGAATGACTTGAATTCATCTCTACAAGGAAAAAATAGCAATATTTTATCAATGGGTGATAAAATTTCAACTTTTTTACAAAAGCTCACACTGTGGAAGCATAAATATGAAGCAGGATCTTGCGAAATGTTTCAATGTCTCAGCGAATTCATAGAAGCCTCTAATGCTAATCCAAGAGAGATTGATTCTGTTATAAAAACACACCTTGAAAATCTCCACCAGAATCTCTCTGAGAGGTTCCGGGACTTGCAAACAGGGGAGCTTCACTGGATTGGGAATCCTTTTGACACCGATGTAGGAAGCACCCACCTACCACTTACTGATCAAGAAAAGTTGATAGAGTTATCAAACGACTCCACATTAAAAATAGAATTCAAAAAGAAAAGCCTTACAAGTTTTTGGGTCACCATGAAGAGAGAATATCCTGATATTTCTGCTAAGGCTATTGACGTGCTCTTGCCTTTTCCATCAACTTACCTGTGTGAAGCTACTTTCTCCAAATTAGCTACTTTAAAAAGCAAAAATCGTTCCCGTCTGGATGTGGAACCagagctcagagtagcagtctctggaatatcACCAAGGATGGATGTCCTTACTGCCGGCGCTCAGGCTCATCCAtctcattaa